CGGGTGCTGAATTCTGGTCTTAAGGTCCTGTTCTTATTAAGTTTGTCTCTTTTGGTGATTGCTTACCATTCATTAACCGGAATGCTGTTTTTGGCGCATCTTCGCAATTGAATGGTTGTGGCAAATTCCGATCCGGGCAATCAGCCTTGAGCAAGGATTTGATGAGTCGTAACGAGTAGCTCAACAGGAGTTATCTGGGTGTTTGTCCGCAGCAGTTGTTCGATTGCGGACGGTTTGAGTTTGTGTGCGGTTCTTAGAAAGAACCAGTGTGAATTGAGTACCAGCTGGGTTTCTGGTTCCCCAAACCGGACACGATGCAGGAAATAACGACAAGCGCTGTAAAACTAGCGCGTAGGAATGTGAAGGCAGGCGAGACGATGGCAATGATGACTGGTAAGTCGACGGCAACGATGGGTGATGATGCGCATGCGAACCGTATCCATGGATCTTCTGCTACTGGAAAAGAAAACAGCCTCGTGGTGAGTGCTGAAAGCAACGTCGGCGAAGACGTTTTCGAGCGTCTGACTGCAAAGCTCAAGGCACGCGTCGGCAGCGAGATTTATTCAAGCTGGTTTGGTCGCCTCAAGCTCGATGACCTCTCCAAAAGCGTTGTTCGTCTGTCGGTTCCGACCGCATTCCTCCGCTCTTGGATCAACAATCATTATTCTGAACTGCTGACCGAGCTTTGGCAGGAAGAAAATCCGCAGATTCTCAAAGTGGAAGTCGTTGTGCGCGGCGTGAGCAGAGTCGTTCGTACTGCAGCACCAGCAGCGGATACGAATGACGCGATTGAAGCAAAACTGTCTGTCGCCCCACGCGAAAAGATGGCTTTCCCTGTAGGCCAGCCAAGTGCTGAAAAACGCGGTTCCGCAGTTGTTGCAGAATCGGTTGCCGCTTCCGGTGCCGTTCTCGGCTCACCGCTCGACCCACGTTATACGTTTGATTCTTTCATTGATGGTGCATCCAACCGTGTAGCCCTTGCCGCCGCCCGCACCATCGCAGAAGCAGGTTCTAGCGCTGTTCGCTTCAACCCGCTTTTCATCCATGCATCTGTCGGTCTTGGTAAGACTCACCTTCTTCAGGCAATTGCCGCAGCAGCGCTGCAGCGTCAGGAAAAGGCCCGAGTCGTTTATCTGACCGCTGAATACTTCATGTGGCGCTTTGCAACTGCGATTCGTGACAACAATGCTCTTTCCTTCAAGGAACAGCTTCGTGATATCGACCTGCTCGTCATCGATGACATGCAGTTCCTGCAGGG
The Ochrobactrum sp. BTU1 DNA segment above includes these coding regions:
- the dnaA gene encoding chromosomal replication initiator protein DnaA, with protein sequence MMTGKSTATMGDDAHANRIHGSSATGKENSLVVSAESNVGEDVFERLTAKLKARVGSEIYSSWFGRLKLDDLSKSVVRLSVPTAFLRSWINNHYSELLTELWQEENPQILKVEVVVRGVSRVVRTAAPAADTNDAIEAKLSVAPREKMAFPVGQPSAEKRGSAVVAESVAASGAVLGSPLDPRYTFDSFIDGASNRVALAAARTIAEAGSSAVRFNPLFIHASVGLGKTHLLQAIAAAALQRQEKARVVYLTAEYFMWRFATAIRDNNALSFKEQLRDIDLLVIDDMQFLQGKSIQHEFCHLLNTLLDSAKQVVVAADRAPSELESLDVRVRSRLQGGVALEVVAPDYEMRVEMLRRRLTAAQVEDPSLNIDDDILAHVARTVTGSGRELEGAFNQLLFRQSFEPNLSIDRVDELLGHLTRVGEPKRIRIEEIQRIVARHYNVSKQDLLSNRRTRTIVKPRQVAMYLAKMLTPRSLPEIGRRFGGRDHTTVLHAVRKIEDLVGADTKLAQELELLKRLINDQAA